The Argentina anserina chromosome 3, drPotAnse1.1, whole genome shotgun sequence genome includes a region encoding these proteins:
- the LOC126786010 gene encoding protein ALP1-like — translation MGPVRGLKKRKKAEKNKSYEDQNASGSGSSEKEGPLDWWDEFSRRINGLQSPEKGLSRFQSIFKMSRNTFDYICSLVSEEMMAKSAHLMFNNGTPLSLYDQVAVALRRLSSGESLVMIGDSFGLNHSAVSQVTWRFVEAMEQKGLHHLQWPSTETEMAAIKLKFQKMQGFPNCCGAVDTTHIMMCLPSSDPASNAWLDQEKNYSMVLQTIVDPDMRFRDIITGWPGKMKDWLVFQSSKFHELCNKGERLNGKVLELSRGFDIREYIVGDSGFPLLPYLVIPYEGKELSEQKDEFNKQQRATQMVAQRALARLKDSWRIIEGVMWRPDKHRLPRIILVCCLLHNIVIDMEDEVLDHLPLSHNHDDLAYQQQICGTLDINGVHLRDKLSLHLSGRMPS, via the exons ATGGGTCCTGTGAGGGGGcttaagaagaggaagaaggcaGAGAAGAACAAGTCTTATGAAGATCAAAATGCTTCTGGCTCTGGATCCTCAGAGAAGGAAGGTCCCTTGGATTGGTGGGATGAGTTCTCCAGGAGAATCAATG GTCTTCAGTCTCCAGAAAAGGGTTTAAGTAGGTTTCAATCTATCTTTAAAATGTCCAGAAATACCTTTGACTACATATGCTCACTTGTGAGTGAAGAAATGATGGCAAAGTCAGCACATTTGATGTTTAATAATGGTACACCATTGTCTTTATATGATCAAGTAGCTGTGGCTTTGAGAAGACTGAGCTCTGGTGAGTCACTAGTAATGATTGGCGATTCATTTGGGCTGAACCACTCTGCTGTTTCTCAAGTGACCTGGCGATTTGTGGAAGCTAtggaacaaaagggacttCACCACCTGCAATGGCCTTCAACTGAAACAGAAATGGCAGCAATTaaattgaaatttcagaaaatgCAAGGCTTTCCTAATTGTTGTGGTGCTGTTGATACTACTCATATCATGATGTGTTTACCATCTTCAGACCCCGCAAGCAATGCATGGCTCGATCAAGAGAAGAATTACAGCATGGTCTTGCAGACTATTGTGGACCCGGACATGAGATTCCGGGACATAATCACTGGATGGCCTGGAAAAATGAAGGACTGGTTGGTGTTTCAGAGTTCTAAGTTTCATGAACTCTGTAACAAAGGAGAGAGGTTGAATGGGAAAGTATTAGAGCTCTCCAGAGGATTTGATATAAGGGAATACATAGTTGGCGATTCAGGCTTTCCTTTACTGCCTTATCTTGTAATCCCCTATGAAGGGAAAGAACTCTCAGAACAGAAAGATGAGTTCAATAAACAGCAGCGTGCTACCCAAATGGTGGCACAGAGAGCATTAGCAAGGTTGAAGGACTCATGGAGGATCATTGAAGGAGTCATGTGGAGACCTGACAAACACAGATTGCCAAGGATTATTCTTGTTTGCTGCTTGCTTCATAACATTGTTATCGACATGGAAGATGAAGTGCTGGATCACCTGCCTTTGTCTCACAACCATGATGACTTGGCTTACCAGCAACAGATTTGTGGAACTCTTGACATAAATGGTGTTCATCTCAGAGATAAGCTGTCTCTCCACTTGTCTGGAAGGATGCCATCATAA
- the LOC126786018 gene encoding methyl-CpG-binding domain-containing protein 7-like, with amino-acid sequence MNTPKSSPPEPTPIMTVTPAKEEGDPRSCRQLQLAPASRFGLPDGWFVDERPRRSSQAVDKYYIELVTGMKFRSLAAVHRYLRDGQIDIRTRREKSGTMRSFRRSSSFTLPDGWEIEEIPRKNTNSSHCDKYYIEPGTGKRFRSLISVERYLTEENNHTSLGALIPANESIVSSGPGSPKKIVSSWELISKHSSCLNECFNSTLNAMRLNTCPTPAKDPSSPKIHVSGETSRPSKLANGSPPKKVKWVLAGPGGNMWNPFMDDSRVSDSVKEKWSEIFKSTIADDNAKAPRS; translated from the exons ATGAACACACCCAAATCATCACCGCCGGAGCCAACTCCGATCATGACGGTGACTCCGGCGAAAGAAGAAGGCGACCCCAGAAGCTGTAGGCAACTGCAATTGGCCCCTGCTTCTCGCTTCGGGCTCCCAGATGGTTGGTTTGTTGACGAGAGGCCCCGTCGCTCCAGCCAAGCAGTTGACAAG TATTACATAGAGCTTGTCACAGGAATGAAATTTCGTTCACTGGCAGCTGTCCACAGATACCTAAGAGATGGGCAAATTGATATACGTACCAGGAGAGAAAAATCAGGCACA ATGCGATCCTTCCGGAGAAGTTCTTCCTTCACGCTACCAGATGGTTGGGAAATTGAGGAAATACCACGAAAAAATACTAATTCGAGTCACTGTGACAAG TATTATATTGAGCCAGGGACTGGAAAGCGCTTTCGTTCTTTAATATCTGTTGAGAGATACCTAACAGAAGAAAATAATCACACTTCCCTTGGGGCATTGATACCTGCCAATGAGTCCATT GTTTCAAGTGGTCCTGGCAGTCCAAAGAAGATAGTCAGCTCCTGGGAATTAATTTCTAAGCATTCATCATGTTTGAATGAATGTTTTAACAGCACACTCAATGCAATGAGGCTCAACACTTGTCCAACA CCTGCCAAGGATCCTAGCTCTCCGAAGATACATGTTTCTGGGGAGACTAGTAGACCCTCAAAGCTGGCTAATGGCAGTCCACCAAAAAAAGTTAAATGGGTCCTTGCCGGTCCTGGGGGGAATATGTGGAACCCCTTCATGGACGACTCTAGGGTCTCTGATTCTGTTAAGGAAAAGTGGTCTGAGATTTTTAAATCAACAATTGCTGACGACAATGCAAAGGCACCAAGGTCTTAA
- the LOC126786011 gene encoding methyl-CpG-binding domain-containing protein 7-like isoform X2 — protein MMNRRRTRSSPLDPDPVKQEDSQVEEQDPTTNCRLVTAAAGRFQLPDGWCVELVHRSLTSAQPHRVDKYFIEPHTGRRFRSILAVHRYLKSGQVDTQATADNEAVVDKQATMQITRHTSKCSPDFVLPDGWKIEEKPRMNTRSSHSDRYYIEPGSGKRFRSLVAVERYLTEENDHTPPQALIHTKKLMLSSGSSSQNKKIRPLVLKNSSHSNACDSTLNGSRQNTYSSLSSGSGGQKKMIRPLKVVSKNSSHSNACDSALNASRRNTYSSTAEHVPPKKQFPSENSRPSQLIISSQPPKVKWVLVGRGGDEFHPFMDDSMVAEPVTHRWSEIFKSTIYGEIAKAPFF, from the exons ATGATGAACAGGAGGAGAACACGATCATCACCGCTGGACCCGGACCCGGTGAAGCAAGAAGACTCTCAAGTAGAAGAACAAGACCCGACAACAAACTGTCGTTTGGTGACGGCTGCTGCTGGGCGCTTCCAACTCCCCGATGGTTGGTGCGTTGAGCTAGTCCATCGTAGCCTTACCAGCGCTCAACCCCACCGAGTTGACAAg TATTTCATTGAGCCTCACACGGGACGGAGGTTTCGTTCAATATTAGCTGTTCATAGATACCTAAAAAGTGGACAAGTTGATACACAAGCAACTGCTGATAATGAAGCAGTTGTTGATAAACAAGCAACT ATGCAAATTACACGACATACCAGTAAGTGTAGTCCTGACTTTGTACTACCAGATGGTTGGAAGATCGAAGAAAAGCCACGAATGAATACTAGGAGTAGTCACAGTGACAGG TATTATATTGAACCAGGAAGTGGAAAGCGGTTCCGGTCTTTAGTAGCTGTTGAGAGATACCTTACAGAAGAAAATGATCATACTCCACCTCAGGCATTGATACATACCAAAAAGTTGATG CTTTCAAGTGGATCCAGCAGCCAGAACAAAAAGATTCGGCCCCTTGTTTTAAAGAATTCATCACATTCGAACGCATGTGATAGCACACTCAATGGATCAAGGCAGAACACTTATTCTTCA CTTTCAAGTGGATCCGGTGGCCAGAAGAAAATGATTCGGCCCCTAAAAGTTGTTTCTAAGAATTCGTCACATTCAAATGCATGCGATAGCGCACTCAATGCATCAAGGCGGAACACTTATTCTTCA ACTGCAGAGCATGTTCCTCCCAAGAAACAATTTCCCTCAGAAAACAGTAGACCTTCGCAGCTCATTATTAGCAGCCAACCACCGAAAGTTAAATGGGTCCTTGTTGGTCGTGGGGGTGATGAGTTTCATCCCTTCATGGATGATTCTATGGTCGCCGAACCTGTCACACATAGATGGTCTGAGATTTTCAAATCAACTATTTATGGTGAAATTGCGAAGGCACCATTTTTCTGA
- the LOC126786011 gene encoding methyl-CpG-binding domain-containing protein 7-like isoform X1: MMNRRRTRSSPLDPDPVKQEDSQVEEQDPTTNCRLVTAAAGRFQLPDGWCVELVHRSLTSAQPHRVDKYFIEPHTGRRFRSILAVHRYLKSGQVDTQATADNEAVVDKQATMQITRHTSKCSPDFVLPDGWKIEEKPRMNTRSSHSDRYYIEPGSGKRFRSLVAVERYLTEENDHTPPQALIHTKKLMLSSGSSSQNKKIRPLVLKNSSHSNACDSTLNGSRQNTYSSLSSGSGGQKKMIRPLKVVSKNSSHSNACDSALNASRRNTYSSLSIGSSGQKKKIRSLKVVSKNLSHSNACNSTLNALRRNTYSSTAEHVPPKKQFPSENSRPSQLIISSQPPKVKWVLVGRGGDEFHPFMDDSMVAEPVTHRWSEIFKSTIYGEIAKAPFF, translated from the exons ATGATGAACAGGAGGAGAACACGATCATCACCGCTGGACCCGGACCCGGTGAAGCAAGAAGACTCTCAAGTAGAAGAACAAGACCCGACAACAAACTGTCGTTTGGTGACGGCTGCTGCTGGGCGCTTCCAACTCCCCGATGGTTGGTGCGTTGAGCTAGTCCATCGTAGCCTTACCAGCGCTCAACCCCACCGAGTTGACAAg TATTTCATTGAGCCTCACACGGGACGGAGGTTTCGTTCAATATTAGCTGTTCATAGATACCTAAAAAGTGGACAAGTTGATACACAAGCAACTGCTGATAATGAAGCAGTTGTTGATAAACAAGCAACT ATGCAAATTACACGACATACCAGTAAGTGTAGTCCTGACTTTGTACTACCAGATGGTTGGAAGATCGAAGAAAAGCCACGAATGAATACTAGGAGTAGTCACAGTGACAGG TATTATATTGAACCAGGAAGTGGAAAGCGGTTCCGGTCTTTAGTAGCTGTTGAGAGATACCTTACAGAAGAAAATGATCATACTCCACCTCAGGCATTGATACATACCAAAAAGTTGATG CTTTCAAGTGGATCCAGCAGCCAGAACAAAAAGATTCGGCCCCTTGTTTTAAAGAATTCATCACATTCGAACGCATGTGATAGCACACTCAATGGATCAAGGCAGAACACTTATTCTTCA CTTTCAAGTGGATCCGGTGGCCAGAAGAAAATGATTCGGCCCCTAAAAGTTGTTTCTAAGAATTCGTCACATTCAAATGCATGCGATAGCGCACTCAATGCATCAAGGCGGAACACTTATTCTTCA CTTTCAATTGGATCCAGTGGCCAGAAGAAAAAGATTCGGTCCCTAAAAGTTGTTTCTAAgaatttgtcacattcaaatGCATGCAATAGCACACTCAATGCATTAAGGCGGAACACTTATTCTTCA ACTGCAGAGCATGTTCCTCCCAAGAAACAATTTCCCTCAGAAAACAGTAGACCTTCGCAGCTCATTATTAGCAGCCAACCACCGAAAGTTAAATGGGTCCTTGTTGGTCGTGGGGGTGATGAGTTTCATCCCTTCATGGATGATTCTATGGTCGCCGAACCTGTCACACATAGATGGTCTGAGATTTTCAAATCAACTATTTATGGTGAAATTGCGAAGGCACCATTTTTCTGA
- the LOC126786026 gene encoding zinc finger protein ZAT12-like, with the protein MKRDIFEDEQTLDLVSCLMLLSKDGQNDASPIKKHKTSDRAFVCKTCNREFSSFQALGGHRASHNKPRLIAGNGTSDLLQLAQSSPNLPAKPKTHECPICGVEFAIGQALGGHMRRHRDVMTSAATDRGQAAAVPVLKKSNSSKRVSCLNLELNLAPPGYQRHYDLTKLQLIA; encoded by the coding sequence ATGAAGAGAGACATCTTCGAAGACGAGCAGACCTTGGACTTGGTTAGCTGCTTGATGCTGCTATCCAAAGACGGCCAAAATGATGCATCACCAATCAAGAAACATAAGACGTCAGATCGTGCCTTTGTTTGCAAGACGTGTAACCGCGAGTTCTCTTCGTTCCAAGCCCTTGGAGGCCACAGAGCGAGTCACAACAAACCGAGACTAATTGCCGGAAATGGTACATCAGACCTTTTACAGCTGGCGCAGTCATCGCCGAACTTGCCGGCCAAGCCGAAGACCCACGAGTGCCCCATCTGCGGTGTTGAATTCGCAATCGGGCAAGCACTTGGGGGTCACATGAGGAGACACAGGGACGTTATGACTTCTGCTGCTACTGATCGGGGTCAGGCGGCAGCCGTGCCGGTGTTGAAGAAATCAaatagtagcaaaagggtgtCGTGCTTAAATCTGGAGTTGAATTTGGCACCACCGGGATATCAACGTCATTATGACTTGACGAAGTTGCAGTTGATTGCTTGA
- the LOC126787391 gene encoding zinc finger protein ZAT12-like yields MKRDREDEQTTLELVNCLMLLSKVDQIQYSSIEKQNTSDRTRVFVCKTCNRKFPSFQALGGHRASHKRPVGQDQLELSLLQPSSSAKRKKHECTICGMEFSVGQALGGHMRKHRDFMSSAAEQIREAAVLVLKKSNSSERVSCLNLDLNLAPPGYYDSTKLYLTPSCD; encoded by the coding sequence ATGAAGAGAGACAGAGAAGATGAGCAGACGACCCTAGAGTTGGTCAATTGCTTGATGCTACTATCTAAAGTAGACCAAATCCAGTACTCCTCAATCGAAAAGCAAAATACCTCGGACCGTACGCGTGTCTTTGTTTGCAAGACGTGTAATCGGAAGTTCCCGTCATTCCAAGCCCTAGGAGGCCATAGAGCCAGCCACAAGAGGCCGGTCGGCCAAGACCAGTTAGAGCTCTCACTACTGCAGCCGAGCTCATCGGCAAAGCGCAAGAAGCACGAGTGCACGATCTGCGGGATGGAGTTTTCTGTAGGGCAGGCGCTTGGGGGACACATGAGGAAACACAGAGATTTTATGAGTTCTGCTGCCGAACAGATTCGCGAGGCGGCTGTGCTGGTGTTGAAGAAATCAAATAGTAGTGAAAGGGTGTCGTGCTTAAATCTAGATTTGAACTTGGCACCACCCGGATATTATGATTCGACGAAGTTGTATTTAACTCCTTCATGTGATTAG
- the LOC126786028 gene encoding zinc finger protein ZAT12-like, translating to MKREREDEQTLDLVSCLMMLSKDGQYDSSPVKKQKTTDRSFSCKTCNREFSSFQALGGHRASHNRPKLMAGNGTSNLLQLAQSSPSSQAKPKTHECPICGLEFAIGQALGGHMRKHRDVMTSAADQIRAAAVPVLKKSNSSKRVSCLNLELNLAPPGYQRHYDLTKLQLIA from the coding sequence atgaaaagagaaagagaagatgaGCAGACCCTGGACTTGGTTAGTTGCTTGATGATGTTATCCAAAGACGGCCAATATGATTCGTCCCCGGTCAAAAAACAGAAGACAACTGATCGTTCATTTTCATGTAAGACCTGTAATCGCGAGTTCTCATCGTTCCAAGCCCTCGGAGGTCACAGAGCGAGCCACAACAGACCAAAACTAATGGCCGGAAATGGTACTTCCAACCTCTTACAGTTAGCACAGTCATCACCGAGCTCGCAGGCAAAGCCCAAAACGCATGAGTGCCCGATCTGCGGGCTTGAGTTCGCAATTGGGCAAGCGCTTGGCGGACACATGAGGAAACATAGGGACGTTATGACTTCTGCTGCCGATCAAATTCGGGCAGCAGCCGTACCGGTGTTGAAGAAATCGaatagtagcaaaagggtctCGTGCTTGAATCTGGAGTTGAATTTGGCACCACCGGGATACCAACGTCATTATGATTTGACGAAGTTGCAGTTGATTGCTTGA